Below is a genomic region from Catenuloplanes atrovinosus.
GCGATACGCCGAGCGCGGATACCGGCACCTGTGGTGGGACGCCGGGTCCCAGATCGCGAACCTGTCGGTGGTCGCCGACCACCTCCGGGTGCCGGCCACCGTCCGTCTCGGCTTCGCGGACGCGGATGCCGCCGCGCTGGTCGGTGCCGAGACTCCGTGGGAGCTTCCGCTCGTCGCGGTGACTCTCGGCCGCGGCGAGCCGGCGCTCGAGGCGAGTGGTCCCGCCGAACCGGGCGACCTCGGGCCGGATCACACCTCGTTCCCGCTGATCGATATGGTCCACGACGCGACGACGCTGGCCGATTCGGCCGCGGCGCGGGCCTGGACACGGGCGATCGGCGGCGGTCCGTCCGGCACCACCTCTTCGCTCGTGCCGTTCATCGCCGGGCGCCGCTCGGCCGGGCGTTTCGTCGCGGGTGCGCACACCGGCGCCGGGCAACTGCATCAGGTCCTCGATCTGGCCGCCGCAGAGCTGCACTGGGACGGGGACGTCGACGTGGACCTCCACGTCATCGTGCACACGGTGCGCGGGATCGCTCCGGGTCTGTACCGATGGCACGAGGGGACGCTCCAGCGGGTGCCGGCGGACATCGGGCCGCACGACGCGTACGAGCTCGCGGTGCGGCAGGACCCGGCCCGCGATGCGGCCTTCGTGCTGCTGCTCTCCTGTGACCTGCGGCGGCTCGTGGCCGGGCGGGGCGCGCGCGCATATCGCGCCGTGCAGCTCGCGGCCGGTGTCGTCGTGGGCCGCGCGTATCTGGCCGCCGCCGCGGCCGGTCTGGGCTGTCGTGCGCTGACCTTCAATGACGATGTG
It encodes:
- a CDS encoding nitroreductase family protein; this encodes MFTWVLSEGILLENEAVLYHELTAYSRDRHWLKPISDERILRGFRPLSQGRRPWPDKRYDAALDRVSLPAPAAAATAGLDLAVLSRLLNDSAGMRTAAGRGELRFRAASSAGNRHPIESYVCARGITGLPDGVWHYDAAAHRLVLVGPAPRGECAALLLTGVPWRTCWRYAERGYRHLWWDAGSQIANLSVVADHLRVPATVRLGFADADAAALVGAETPWELPLVAVTLGRGEPALEASGPAEPGDLGPDHTSFPLIDMVHDATTLADSAAARAWTRAIGGGPSGTTSSLVPFIAGRRSAGRFVAGAHTGAGQLHQVLDLAAAELHWDGDVDVDLHVIVHTVRGIAPGLYRWHEGTLQRVPADIGPHDAYELAVRQDPARDAAFVLLLSCDLRRLVAGRGARAYRAVQLAAGVVVGRAYLAAAAAGLGCRALTFNDDVLARMLPASPAGLLLAAVGVPGGKD